The DNA segment GTCAGGTCTAGTCATTTTTTGTGTCGCTCTGGCGATTGTCGCAATCAGTTCGCCACGGTCACTGGGTTCTCCGTCTGAAATAACCTCGATGAGCAGCTTGCGGACGCTGGAAGGAGAGTTACTACGTCTATCAAAGTACTCATCTAAAACTTCTGACACAGGCTTAGACATATAAGTTCCCCCGGATGGAGAATTTTTGGCAAATATGTTTGAAACCATGGACAGGTCAGCATTACGGTACACTTGATAATCAGAAGAAAAAAGTGCAACGGTGATACCACTACGAAATACAGCTGAGGTTTGAGAAGCCAGATTGCTCAGCTGAGAGGCGCACCAGTCCCAGCGAGTGAGGTTACCGGGGCAATCAGGCTCATCCATCGAGCCAGATTTATCGATAATTACAGCAACCTCATAATTTGCTAATAAATTGAGTTCTTGCTTATTTAAAGTACGACCAACATAGGGCAGCTTAGAAACAGACCGATTAATGGCGTTTACAGCCGAACCGGCAAGACCGGTACTGGCGCTACCACTTAAACTGGTGCCGCGATTGTAGCCAGCCAGCCCTTTAAGCAGATTGGTAGCCTCGGAGCGCAGCATTGGTGACTGCTTGAGCTGCTGTTGCAGTTGACTGTAAAGCCCCGCGCCCTTGCGCAATAGATCACCTGACCCACTGCTACTTTTAGCACTCGCGGCATTTTGATTGACACCACCGTTGACACTACCACTAGTGCTATAAGCGCTGCTTGTTTGTGTCACAGGTGGCACATAGACTGGCGGTGGCGCGCTAAAAGTACTAAAGGCATCTTTGTCAGTCTGTGAAAACAAGCTACTACTTGTATTGCCCGAAGGCGCTACTGTCGGCATATTGGTATTGGTTGCCGCAGTGGCTGCGGCACTGCCAGCAGGAGTTACACGTGTCAATCGAGAGCCATTGAGCGCTGTCTGCGAAACCGAGCCAGTCAACGTATTAGCTGAATTGGCATTGTTAATAGAAGTGGCAGCGCCGGGGCGCGTCAAACGACTGGGAGCCACAGGCGGGGCGGGATTGGCAGCAGAAGCCGGTAAAGGGGCAATGGAACCGGGTCCGACCAGGCTAAGCGCCATAAATAAACAAGTGAGAGCCAGGCTTTGCACTTTGGCAAAATTTGACGCGGACCTGGACTCTATACCTCTCATTAAAACCTCGATTCAGCAAAGCTAGTGACGGCGACTGTAAAGCAGTGTTCCTGACATGTATCCAATGTGAGAGCAGATTTCTGGGCGTAGCAATCCATTTATGGTAAAAACAAGCTGTTGACTAGTGAGGTTACTGTGGTTAAAAAATCCACCCTAGTATTGTGTACCCTTTGTGCCGGTGCCCTGTCTACTCTTATCGCCCAGGGTCTGCCCGCTTTTGCCCAGGATGGCAACCAGGCGGCTCAGGATACACCACGGATAGAGCAAGCGCCAAACGCTCAAAAGCCCGGTGACCCACGTTTTACCACCCAGTTTAAAAACGAGCCGCCCAGACCGACCAATGTTGTGGATGATGGTCAATATGTTGGACAAGACGGCGTCATTGACGGCTCTAATCTCAAGCAGTTTCTAAATTCTGGACCAACAATAGACGCTACTGCCATGGAAGAAGCCTCTATCCCAGCCGACAACTTTGTGCAGATGCCTGATGTCGCTCCCAAACCAGGCAAATGGAAGAAGAAAAAGGGTTTATTTGGCGCTATCGCCAGAGGCTGGGCGCAAACCTGCAATATGCTTGGATATAACTGCGGTGATGATGACGTCGGTCCTGATGCCAGCCTCTCGTCCGACCTGCCTCAAGCAGTACGCGACGCTTACGGCGCATACAATCCAAACAAACAATAATTAGCTCAAGCCGCTACTTTAGTTGTACTGGGGTAGCATCGACTTTGATTCTAAAAAGCACATAGGGCTTTTGTCTCAGGTCTGCGCCCTGATGGAAGGCCGCTTGCCGATTGAGCTGGTTGGTTGTGAAATACAAATAGCCATCCTGTGCCAGACAGAGTGTGTCTGGCCAGAGCACTCGAGGATCACAGACCAGAGTCTCATGCTTACCAGACAATGAGATACGCCTGACAGCGTTATGCTCATAGTCAGTGGTATAGATGCGCCCCTGAGCGTCGCTCTCCAGACCATCAGAAGCACCCTTTTCGGTTACTTCGCAGACTGTTTTGGCGACATCGTCCTCGCTTACATCCGGGTCACAAAGAGCATTGAGACTGACACTATAGAGCTTGCGACTACTGAGCGGACAATAATAAAGATGCTCACCATCTGCACCAATAGCGATACCATCACAACCAACCTTGAGCGAAGTGCACTCACCATTTGGTGCAATATAAAGCAAAGGTGAGCCCTCTACAAAGGGGATAAACCCTGGCACAGCGCGCACACTGATATGGTCCTCGAGACGACGCATGCTTTTGCCAGTGGCCAGATCTACTACAATCAGGGCATTTTTGCCGCGGCTGCTG comes from the Candidatus Obscuribacter sp. genome and includes:
- a CDS encoding VWA domain-containing protein, with product MRGIESRSASNFAKVQSLALTCLFMALSLVGPGSIAPLPASAANPAPPVAPSRLTRPGAATSINNANSANTLTGSVSQTALNGSRLTRVTPAGSAAATAATNTNMPTVAPSGNTSSSLFSQTDKDAFSTFSAPPPVYVPPVTQTSSAYSTSGSVNGGVNQNAASAKSSSGSGDLLRKGAGLYSQLQQQLKQSPMLRSEATNLLKGLAGYNRGTSLSGSASTGLAGSAVNAINRSVSKLPYVGRTLNKQELNLLANYEVAVIIDKSGSMDEPDCPGNLTRWDWCASQLSNLASQTSAVFRSGITVALFSSDYQVYRNADLSMVSNIFAKNSPSGGTYMSKPVSEVLDEYFDRRSNSPSSVRKLLIEVISDGEPSDRGELIATIARATQKMTRPDEVRINFIQIGNERAGGALLNKLDNRLSPDEGAQFDIVGVTPFSTVASQGLPGAMADAARH
- a CDS encoding gluconolaconase → MPTGVAVSFGGRRFVNFPRWEDLVPTTVAEIVDGKCVPYPDAEINKLDLNDAEHHLISVQSVVIDPLNRLWILDTGSVKFGPVLDKAAKLVCVDLTTNKTVKTITFDNDVALPQSYLNDVRFDLSRGKAGMAFITDSSSRGKNALIVVDLATGKSMRRLEDHISVRAVPGFIPFVEGSPLLYIAPNGECTSLKVGCDGIAIGADGEHLYYCPLSSRKLYSVSLNALCDPDVSEDDVAKTVCEVTEKGASDGLESDAQGRIYTTDYEHNAVRRISLSGKHETLVCDPRVLWPDTLCLAQDGYLYFTTNQLNRQAAFHQGADLRQKPYVLFRIKVDATPVQLK